Genomic window (Streptomyces sp. LX-29):
CCAGCTGGGCGAGCTCCTCGACGTGCTCGTCGACGGCGGCGGCGAACCGGCGCAGCAGCCGGGCCCGGTCGCCGGGGGCCAGCGCGGCCCAGTCGCGCTGTGCGGCGGCGGCGCGGCCCACCGCCGCGTCGACCTCGGCCGGGGTGGCGGCCGGGACGGTGGCGATGACCTCCCCCGTCGCCGGGTTGAGGACGTCGAGGGCGGGGAGCGCCTCGGTCTCGTGCAGAGTCACGCGGTAGTCCTTACATGCGCTCGAAGGAGCGGTAGCGCTCCCAGTCCGTGACGGCGGTGTCGAACGCGTCCTGCTCGACACGGGCCATGTTCAGGTAGTGCTCGACGACCTCGTCGCCGAAGGCGGCGCGCGCGATGGGGCTGGCGGCCCACAGCTCGGATGCCTCGCGCAGCGTGGTGGGCACGTGCTGGGCGCCGCCGGTGTAGGCGTTGCCGGTGCACGCCTCGGGGAGTTCCAGCTCGTTCTCGATGCCGTGGAGCCCGGCGGCCACCATGCCCGCGACCGCCAGGTACGGGTTGACGTCGCCGCCCGGCAGCCGGTTCTCGAACCGGTGGGCGTGGCCGTGGCCGATGACGCGCAGCGCGCAGGTGCGGTTGTCCGGCCCCCAGGCCACGGCGGTGGGCGCGAAGGACCCGGGCCGGAAGCGCTTGTAGGAGTTGATGTTCGGGGCGTAGAGGAGGGTGAAGTCCCGCATGGCGGCGAGCTGTCCGGCCAGGAAGTGCCGCATGGTCTTCGACATGCCGTACGGGTCCTGGCCGGTGTCGTCCGCGAGCACCGGCACGCCCGCCTCGTCGCGCAGCGAGAGGTGGATGTGACAGGAGTTGCCTTCACGCTCGTCGTACTTGGCCATGAAGGTGAGCGCCACGCCCTCCTGGGAGGCGATCTCCTTGGCTCCGGTCTTGTAGACGGAGTGCTGGTCGCAGGTGGTGAGCGCCTCGTCGTAGCGGAACGCGATCTCGTGCTGGCCCAGGTTGCACTCGCCCTTGGCGGACTCCACCGTCATGCCGGCCGCGCCCATCTCGTTGCGGATGCGGCGCAGCAGCGGCTCCACCCGGCCGGTGCCGAGCACGGAGTAGTCGATGTTGTACTGGTTCGCGGGGTTCATGCCGCGGTAGCCGCGGCTCCATGCCTCCTCATAGGTGTCCTTGAAGACCATGAACTCCAGTTCGGTCCCGGCGTAGGCGGTCCAGCCACGCCCCGTTCTGTCCAGCCCCGCCTGGTGGAGCCGGTCCAGCTGGCGGCGGAGGATCTGGCGGGGCGAGGCGAGGACCGGCGAGCCGTCGTGCCACGCGAGGTCGGCGGTGATCAGCGCGGTGCCGGGGTTCCAGGGGGTGCGGCGCAGGGTGGCGGTGTCGCCGTGCATGGCGAAGTCGCCGTACCCGCGCTCCCAGGAGGACATGGCGTATCCGTCGACGGTGTTCATGTCGGCGTCCACGGCGAGCAGGTAGTTGCAGCCTTCGGTGCCATGCTCCAGGGCGTCGTCGAGGAAGAAGCGCGCGGCGAACCGCTTGCCCTGCAACCTGCCCTGCATGTCGGTGAAGGCGAGGACGACGGTGTCGATCTCTCCGGCTTCGACGAGCTTGCGCAGTTCGTCGACAGAGAGCGGGGGCGTGCGGTCTGACACGGTTGATGCCTCCTGTCGGTGCGACCGGAGGTCTTAAGGTAGGGCCGTAGACCATTGATTGGGAAGAGGCTTCCATGGACGAAGACGCGGCAGACCGGCTGGCGCCGGTGCTGCGGCCGGTGCGCGCGGGCAACGGCTTCGAGGAGGCGCTGGAGCAGATACTCCAGATCGTGCGGCTCGGGCTGGTGCCCGACGGCGGGCGGCTGCCGGCCGAGCGCGAGCTGGCCGAGCGGCTCCAGATCAGCCGGGTCACCCTGCGCGAGGTGCTGAAGGTGCTCCAGGACCAGGGGCTGGTGGAGAGCCGGCGCGGCCGGTACGGCGGTACCTTCGTCCGCGCCCGCCGGGAGCCCTCCGGCGGCGAGGCGGAGCTGCGCCGCCGGATCGCACAGGTGGACCTGGAGGACACGCTGCGCTTCCGCGAGGTGCTGGAGGTGGGCGCGGCCGGGCTGTGCGCGGCGCACGGCCTGGACGCGGACCAGGTGGCGCGGCTGCGCGGGGCGCTGGACGCCACCCGCGACGCCCCGCTGACGGACTACCGGCGGCTGGACACGCTGCTGCACCTGACCCTGGCCGAGCTCTCCGGCTCGCCGTCGCTGGCCGCGCGCTACGCCGCCGTCCGGGCCACCGTCAACGACCTGCTGGACTGCATCCCGCTGCTGGTGCGGAACCTGGAGCACTCCCAGCACCAGCACACCGCACTGGTGGAGGCGGTGCTGGACGGGGACGCGGACGCGGCGCGCGAGGTGATGCGGGAGCACTGCGCGGGGACGGCGGCGCTGCTGCGCGGCTTCCTGGCCTAGCCGGGGTGGGCGCGGCGCCCCGGGGAGCGGCGCGGCGTGACCGGGCGGGGGCGGTGTGCGACCGGGAGCGGCGCC
Coding sequences:
- a CDS encoding FCD domain-containing protein, with the protein product MDEDAADRLAPVLRPVRAGNGFEEALEQILQIVRLGLVPDGGRLPAERELAERLQISRVTLREVLKVLQDQGLVESRRGRYGGTFVRARREPSGGEAELRRRIAQVDLEDTLRFREVLEVGAAGLCAAHGLDADQVARLRGALDATRDAPLTDYRRLDTLLHLTLAELSGSPSLAARYAAVRATVNDLLDCIPLLVRNLEHSQHQHTALVEAVLDGDADAAREVMREHCAGTAALLRGFLA
- a CDS encoding glutamine synthetase family protein — encoded protein: MSDRTPPLSVDELRKLVEAGEIDTVVLAFTDMQGRLQGKRFAARFFLDDALEHGTEGCNYLLAVDADMNTVDGYAMSSWERGYGDFAMHGDTATLRRTPWNPGTALITADLAWHDGSPVLASPRQILRRQLDRLHQAGLDRTGRGWTAYAGTELEFMVFKDTYEEAWSRGYRGMNPANQYNIDYSVLGTGRVEPLLRRIRNEMGAAGMTVESAKGECNLGQHEIAFRYDEALTTCDQHSVYKTGAKEIASQEGVALTFMAKYDEREGNSCHIHLSLRDEAGVPVLADDTGQDPYGMSKTMRHFLAGQLAAMRDFTLLYAPNINSYKRFRPGSFAPTAVAWGPDNRTCALRVIGHGHAHRFENRLPGGDVNPYLAVAGMVAAGLHGIENELELPEACTGNAYTGGAQHVPTTLREASELWAASPIARAAFGDEVVEHYLNMARVEQDAFDTAVTDWERYRSFERM